In Bactrocera oleae isolate idBacOlea1 chromosome 5, idBacOlea1, whole genome shotgun sequence, a genomic segment contains:
- the LOC106618827 gene encoding venom allergen 5 isoform X1: MLFYFWFQFGLIEAASSIFDKTIPTVSCQNNITCGYGVPHIMCVSRPPQCQPFTPLKLGADDIYQFLLGHNGLRNRVAKQYNIANMNIVHWSDLLQIRAERFLRRCRVEPDSCQKVGPRETQVNQNFHFHHGVIHRQWAAHLVRKWYNEFNYREKWENFKEKRKSGLIGNYSQMIYPSVEQIGCNAANLSDGTLFVCYYWPRTLKKYEAGFLYGEPCSQCNPQLPACSRIFRGLCGIDLEISEAVSLLKSVEQQVILNLVLIIFILRCIS, from the exons atgttattttacttttgGTTCCAATTTGGCCTTATAGAAGCTGCTTCCTCAATTTTTGATAAAACGATTCCAACTGTTTCTTGTCAAAATAATATCACTTGTGGATATGGAGTGCCACACATTATGTGCGTG TCTCGACCACCACAATGTCAGCCATTTACACCTCTCAAATTAGGCGCTGAtgatatttatcaatttttacttgGGCATAATGGTTTGCGAAATCGAGTGGCAAAGCAGTATAATATAGCGAACATGAATATCGTG CATTGGAGCGATCTATTGCAAATCAGAGCTGAGCGTTTTCTCAGAAGATGTCGTGTGGAACCTGATTCTTGTCAAAAAGTTG GTCCCCGTGAGACACAAGtgaatcaaaattttcactttcatcACGGTGTTATACATCGCCAATGGGCGGCCCATTTGGTGCGCAAATGGTACAATGAATTCAATTATCGTGAAAAATGGGagaatttcaaagaaaaacgaaaaagcgGTCTCATTGGCAACTACTCGCAAATGATTTATCCTTCAGTAGAACAGATTGGTTGTAATGCCGCAAA TCTCTCCGATGGTACGCTCTTTGTTTGTTATTACTGGCCACGCACGCTTAAAAAATATGAAGCTGGCTTTCTTTATGGAGAGCCTTGTTCACAATGCAATCCACAGTTACCGGCTTGTTCACGCATCTTTCGTGGACTATGTGGCATAG ATTTAGAAATATCCGAGGCTGTGAGCTTACTGAAAAGTGTTGAGCAACAAGTCATACTCAACTTAGTCTTAATAATCTTTATTTTGCGATGTATATCATAA
- the LOC106618827 gene encoding GLIPR1-like protein 1 isoform X2, translating to MNIVHWSDLLQIRAERFLRRCRVEPDSCQKVGPRETQVNQNFHFHHGVIHRQWAAHLVRKWYNEFNYREKWENFKEKRKSGLIGNYSQMIYPSVEQIGCNAANLSDGTLFVCYYWPRTLKKYEAGFLYGEPCSQCNPQLPACSRIFRGLCGIDLEISEAVSLLKSVEQQVILNLVLIIFILRCIS from the exons ATGAATATCGTG CATTGGAGCGATCTATTGCAAATCAGAGCTGAGCGTTTTCTCAGAAGATGTCGTGTGGAACCTGATTCTTGTCAAAAAGTTG GTCCCCGTGAGACACAAGtgaatcaaaattttcactttcatcACGGTGTTATACATCGCCAATGGGCGGCCCATTTGGTGCGCAAATGGTACAATGAATTCAATTATCGTGAAAAATGGGagaatttcaaagaaaaacgaaaaagcgGTCTCATTGGCAACTACTCGCAAATGATTTATCCTTCAGTAGAACAGATTGGTTGTAATGCCGCAAA TCTCTCCGATGGTACGCTCTTTGTTTGTTATTACTGGCCACGCACGCTTAAAAAATATGAAGCTGGCTTTCTTTATGGAGAGCCTTGTTCACAATGCAATCCACAGTTACCGGCTTGTTCACGCATCTTTCGTGGACTATGTGGCATAG ATTTAGAAATATCCGAGGCTGTGAGCTTACTGAAAAGTGTTGAGCAACAAGTCATACTCAACTTAGTCTTAATAATCTTTATTTTGCGATGTATATCATAA